From the genome of Gloeomargarita sp. SRBZ-1_bins_9, one region includes:
- a CDS encoding PrsW family glutamic-type intramembrane protease, translating to MGFIVLEWQEEGRQHRRQIPLSDPTVVIRLGRDPSQCDVVFTDPTVSGLQAEMTTDGRRVFLRCLRVSNPPWVDGQRLGSTPVPLRNGSVIRLGRTVVQVTLVGPEPVQPAGGTDLSLSQLIPVVGSGQALARKAHLIPATVAVVGVIALFATIGNPLLFNACLAFLLGAGGFYFIYQLCGKAKPWWAITLVALLTVVLLLSPVWHILAFIFRGILPGQIDPSNRSFAAQLISHFFGAGLLEELIKALPIGLFWWLGRRLAPPARSRVGVVEPLDGIIYGAASALGFTWLETMGEYVPGIIQQVGQQAGPAVGELVGLQLLIPRILGSVVGHMAYSGYVGYGIGLAALKPRYAGMVIPTAYGLASLVHALWNASDTIGVWAAAVVGILAYVMLSAAILKARQLSPHREENFATTLARRP from the coding sequence GTGGGTTTCATTGTTTTGGAGTGGCAAGAGGAGGGTCGCCAGCACCGCCGCCAGATTCCTTTATCTGACCCGACGGTGGTGATTCGCTTGGGCCGTGACCCCAGCCAGTGTGATGTGGTGTTTACCGACCCGACGGTTTCCGGGTTGCAGGCGGAAATGACAACGGACGGTCGGAGGGTCTTCTTGCGTTGTTTACGGGTGTCCAACCCGCCTTGGGTGGATGGGCAACGCTTAGGGTCAACCCCGGTGCCCCTGCGCAATGGGAGTGTGATTCGCCTGGGACGGACGGTGGTGCAGGTGACCCTGGTGGGTCCAGAACCGGTACAGCCGGCAGGGGGGACGGATTTGAGCTTGAGTCAGTTGATCCCGGTGGTGGGCAGTGGTCAGGCGCTGGCCCGCAAGGCCCACTTGATACCGGCCACGGTAGCTGTCGTTGGGGTGATTGCGCTTTTTGCCACCATCGGCAACCCGCTGCTGTTTAATGCTTGCTTGGCCTTTTTGCTGGGAGCAGGTGGGTTTTACTTCATTTACCAGCTCTGCGGGAAAGCCAAGCCCTGGTGGGCCATTACCTTGGTTGCCCTGTTGACGGTTGTACTGCTGCTAAGCCCGGTTTGGCACATTTTGGCATTTATTTTTCGGGGTATTCTTCCTGGCCAGATTGACCCCAGTAACCGCAGTTTTGCCGCCCAGTTGATTTCCCATTTTTTTGGGGCGGGGTTGTTGGAGGAGTTGATCAAGGCGCTGCCGATTGGTCTGTTTTGGTGGCTGGGACGACGGCTGGCTCCCCCGGCGCGCTCCCGGGTGGGGGTGGTAGAACCCTTGGATGGCATTATCTACGGGGCGGCGTCGGCCTTGGGCTTTACCTGGCTGGAGACGATGGGGGAGTATGTGCCGGGGATCATCCAGCAGGTGGGGCAACAGGCGGGTCCAGCGGTGGGGGAACTGGTGGGGTTGCAGTTGTTGATCCCGCGCATTTTGGGGTCGGTGGTGGGTCACATGGCCTATAGCGGCTATGTGGGCTATGGCATTGGCCTGGCGGCGCTCAAACCCAGGTACGCCGGGATGGTGATTCCTACGGCCTATGGCCTGGCGTCCCTGGTGCATGCCCTGTGGAATGCGTCGGATACGATTGGGGTGTGGGCGGCAGCGGTGGTGGGTATCTTGGCCTATGTGATGCTTTCAGCGGCGATTCTCAAGGCACGCCAACTGTCGCCCCACCGGGAGGAGAATTTCGCCACAACCTTGGCCCGCCGTCCATGA
- the trpE gene encoding anthranilate synthase component I translates to MTTWETFQRLSERGNFIPVYGVLPADVDTPVSAWYRVCCGQPYSFLLESVEGGERIGRYSLLGCDPLWVLTAWGDRCEQVFRDGTRRVWQGSPFAVIPQCLAPYQPVTLPELPPGLGGLFGFWGYELIRWLEPTVPVVTQGELPDGCWLQMDHLLVFDQVRRQIWVVAYGDTRQTDVRTAYEQAQGKVQELIARLEKPLPPEVTRLVWQPNARTLDLHSDTTPEAFQAAVRQAKDYIHRGDIFQVVLSQELRTPYSGDPFLLYRSLRLVNPSPYMAFFQFGDWQLVGSSPEVMVKTEGRLVTVRPIAGTRPRGATPEADAQLAEELRRDPKEVAEHVMLVDLARNDLGRVAQRGTVRVDEMMVIERYSHVMHLVSNVVATLAPEYTAWDALKACFPAGTVSGAPKIRAMQIIYELEHRRRGPYAGCYGYYDFEGQLNTAITLRTMVVHRGWVRVRAGAGVVADSDPQREYQETWNKAKGLLAAIAALGN, encoded by the coding sequence ATGACCACCTGGGAGACGTTTCAGCGGCTGAGTGAGCGGGGGAATTTTATCCCCGTGTATGGGGTGCTGCCGGCGGATGTGGATACGCCTGTGTCGGCCTGGTACCGGGTGTGTTGCGGCCAGCCCTATAGCTTCCTGCTGGAGTCGGTGGAGGGGGGCGAGCGCATCGGACGTTATAGCTTGTTGGGGTGTGACCCGCTGTGGGTGCTGACGGCTTGGGGGGACCGCTGTGAGCAGGTGTTCCGGGATGGGACGAGGCGGGTTTGGCAGGGGTCGCCCTTTGCGGTGATTCCCCAATGTCTGGCGCCCTATCAACCGGTGACGTTGCCGGAGTTGCCGCCGGGGTTGGGGGGACTGTTTGGGTTTTGGGGTTATGAACTCATCCGCTGGCTGGAACCGACGGTGCCGGTGGTGACCCAAGGGGAGTTGCCGGATGGCTGCTGGCTGCAAATGGACCACCTGCTGGTGTTTGACCAGGTGCGGCGCCAGATTTGGGTGGTGGCCTACGGGGATACCCGCCAGACGGATGTGCGCACGGCCTATGAACAGGCCCAGGGGAAGGTGCAGGAGTTGATCGCCCGGCTAGAAAAACCGCTGCCGCCGGAGGTGACCCGCCTGGTGTGGCAGCCCAACGCCCGCACCTTGGACCTCCACAGCGATACCACGCCCGAGGCGTTTCAGGCAGCGGTGCGCCAGGCCAAGGACTACATCCACCGGGGGGATATTTTTCAGGTGGTGCTTTCCCAGGAGTTGCGCACACCCTATAGCGGGGACCCGTTTTTGCTCTATCGCTCCCTGCGGCTGGTGAATCCATCGCCTTACATGGCCTTTTTCCAATTCGGGGATTGGCAGTTGGTGGGGTCGAGTCCGGAGGTGATGGTGAAAACGGAGGGTCGCCTGGTAACGGTGCGCCCGATTGCCGGTACCCGTCCGCGGGGGGCTACCCCGGAAGCGGATGCCCAGTTGGCGGAGGAACTGCGCCGGGACCCGAAGGAGGTGGCGGAACACGTAATGCTGGTGGATTTGGCCCGTAATGACCTGGGGCGGGTGGCCCAACGGGGAACGGTACGGGTGGACGAAATGATGGTGATCGAGCGCTACTCCCACGTGATGCACCTGGTAAGCAATGTGGTGGCGACGTTGGCGCCCGAGTACACCGCTTGGGATGCCCTGAAGGCCTGTTTTCCCGCCGGCACGGTCAGCGGCGCCCCCAAGATTCGGGCCATGCAAATCATCTATGAGCTAGAGCACCGGCGGCGGGGGCCTTATGCGGGTTGCTATGGCTACTACGACTTTGAGGGGCAGTTGAATACGGCCATTACCCTGCGGACGATGGTGGTGCATCGGGGGTGGGTGCGGGTACGGGCCGGCGCCGGCGTGGTGGCGGATTCCGACCCCCAGCGGGAGTATCAGGAGACCTGGAATAAGGCCAAGGGGTTACTGGCGGCCATCGCGGCCCTGGGGAATTAG
- a CDS encoding sigma 54-interacting transcriptional regulator, translating to MTIDERLAWLKTVTFLAALPTPALEAIAQALQVERYAAQQCLALEGQPVTHLYILRSGRCETWSAQGGLPPLCLLPGAVFPWQELLLDQPARQTVVALTDGELWTLAREPFLALVQQFPELGQPLPFPDAATRLTYEQERQAVLRPYLVPRVKQGIVGHSRYAVRLRQAIKQATRDRRPVLIFGEPGLEKDNIAALIHYGSPDRRQPLIKFNCGMLSPTGAELFGKAGGKPGLLDWLGQGTLILNNVHEWPGHLYLQLRRLVAEGRYNPVGDGPVVSRPLQGRLILIAETKTCDCRDLVGHVIKVPPLRVCKADIEAWVHYYIARYCRQKGLSKPRVAPEALRRLQSYDFPGNLRELASLVERALLQAEGAAVLTEEVFWPERARQRRWRWNLLQAYPWLRRFLRSPWWPDALNYGLTLWLFPVIVAIGFWGPQDRAHNVTLHLFWAWWWPVSLVLFPFLGRIWCAVCPFMIYGELLQRLSLKLWPRKLRPWPRPLAEKWGGWFLLALFALILLWEELWDLPNTAYLSSWLLVLITAGAVMCSQIYERRFWCRYLCPIGGMNGLFAKLSITELRSQQGVCAAKCTTYSCYKGGPALGEGQATGGCPLYSHPAQLADNRNCVLCMTCLKACPHRSVELNLRPPGIDLWTTQEASAAEVCLLLLLLGAVVLHRLPLLEQWWELTPAGRPAQGVIAIAALALPGGLVWFWHRVQQALGRPTPFLSLAYSYLPLVLGANLAYYLPLGLGEAGHLLPVTLATFGVTGVPLPAWQAHPAVIGFLQSAALGGSTLASLWLSHRISRLPLASLWPHQVGILAMAAALTWLIKT from the coding sequence ATGACTATTGATGAGCGTCTGGCCTGGCTAAAAACTGTTACGTTTCTGGCAGCGTTGCCCACCCCGGCTTTAGAAGCCATTGCCCAAGCCCTACAGGTGGAACGGTATGCCGCTCAACAATGCCTGGCCCTAGAAGGTCAACCGGTCACCCACCTGTACATCCTGCGGTCGGGACGGTGTGAAACCTGGTCCGCCCAAGGGGGTCTACCGCCCCTGTGCTTGCTCCCGGGCGCTGTTTTCCCCTGGCAGGAACTGCTCCTGGACCAGCCGGCACGGCAGACGGTGGTGGCCCTGACGGATGGGGAACTTTGGACCCTGGCGCGGGAGCCTTTCTTGGCCCTGGTCCAGCAGTTTCCCGAACTAGGGCAGCCCCTACCCTTTCCCGATGCCGCCACGCGCCTAACCTACGAGCAGGAACGGCAAGCTGTCCTGCGTCCCTACTTGGTGCCCCGGGTGAAACAGGGCATTGTAGGTCACAGTCGCTATGCGGTGCGGTTGCGCCAGGCTATCAAACAAGCCACCCGCGACCGGCGCCCCGTGCTGATTTTTGGGGAACCCGGTTTGGAAAAGGACAACATTGCCGCCCTGATTCACTATGGCTCCCCCGACCGGCGCCAGCCCCTGATCAAATTCAACTGTGGGATGTTGTCACCCACAGGCGCGGAGCTATTCGGAAAAGCTGGGGGTAAACCGGGACTGCTGGATTGGCTGGGGCAGGGTACCCTCATTCTCAACAACGTCCACGAATGGCCCGGGCATCTGTACTTGCAACTGCGACGCCTGGTGGCGGAAGGACGCTATAACCCGGTGGGAGATGGACCGGTGGTCTCCCGCCCGCTTCAGGGACGGTTGATCCTGATTGCCGAGACCAAAACCTGCGATTGTCGGGACCTAGTGGGCCATGTCATCAAAGTGCCTCCCTTGCGGGTGTGCAAAGCGGATATCGAAGCCTGGGTGCATTACTACATCGCCCGCTACTGCCGCCAAAAAGGGTTATCCAAGCCCCGGGTGGCCCCCGAAGCCCTGCGCCGCCTGCAAAGCTACGACTTTCCCGGCAATTTGCGGGAGTTGGCCAGCTTAGTGGAGCGGGCACTGCTCCAGGCGGAAGGGGCTGCCGTTTTAACCGAAGAAGTGTTTTGGCCGGAGCGTGCTCGCCAACGACGCTGGCGCTGGAACCTCCTCCAGGCCTACCCCTGGCTACGGCGTTTTTTGCGCAGTCCCTGGTGGCCCGATGCCTTAAACTACGGTCTCACCCTGTGGCTGTTTCCAGTAATTGTGGCCATTGGTTTTTGGGGGCCCCAGGACCGCGCCCACAATGTGACCCTCCACCTGTTTTGGGCCTGGTGGTGGCCGGTATCGCTGGTGTTGTTTCCCTTTTTGGGACGCATCTGGTGCGCCGTCTGTCCCTTCATGATTTATGGGGAGCTGCTGCAAAGGCTATCCCTGAAGCTCTGGCCCCGCAAGCTGCGTCCCTGGCCGCGACCGCTGGCGGAAAAGTGGGGGGGCTGGTTTTTGTTGGCCCTGTTTGCCCTGATCCTGCTGTGGGAAGAACTCTGGGATTTGCCCAACACCGCCTATCTCTCCAGTTGGTTGTTGGTGCTGATTACGGCGGGGGCGGTGATGTGCTCCCAAATTTATGAGCGGCGGTTTTGGTGTCGCTACCTGTGCCCCATTGGGGGAATGAACGGCCTGTTTGCCAAGTTGTCCATAACTGAGTTGCGCTCGCAGCAGGGGGTGTGCGCCGCCAAATGCACCACCTATTCGTGCTACAAGGGGGGTCCGGCGTTGGGGGAAGGGCAAGCCACCGGCGGCTGTCCCCTGTACTCCCATCCGGCCCAACTGGCGGACAACCGCAACTGCGTCCTGTGCATGACCTGCCTGAAGGCCTGCCCCCATCGCTCGGTGGAGCTGAACCTGCGCCCGCCCGGCATTGACCTGTGGACCACCCAGGAAGCCAGCGCCGCCGAAGTGTGCCTGTTGTTGCTGCTGCTGGGGGCGGTGGTGCTGCACCGGTTACCTTTGCTGGAACAGTGGTGGGAGTTAACGCCCGCCGGACGACCCGCTCAAGGAGTCATCGCCATTGCCGCCTTGGCCTTACCCGGTGGTCTGGTGTGGTTCTGGCATCGGGTGCAGCAAGCGCTAGGCCGCCCCACCCCCTTCCTGTCCTTGGCCTACAGCTACTTGCCCCTGGTGCTGGGCGCTAACCTGGCCTACTACCTGCCCTTGGGGTTGGGGGAAGCGGGTCACCTTTTGCCGGTGACATTGGCCACCTTTGGTGTGACAGGGGTGCCTTTACCCGCTTGGCAGGCCCATCCGGCGGTGATCGGTTTTCTGCAGTCGGCAGCCCTCGGGGGAAGCACCCTGGCCAGCCTATGGCTCAGCCACCGAATCAGCCGCCTGCCCCTGGCGTCCCTCTGGCCCCATCAGGTGGGTATTCTGGCCATGGCCGCCGCCTTGACCTGGCTCATCAAGACCTAA
- the thpR gene encoding RNA 2',3'-cyclic phosphodiesterase, with the protein MMTTPATTAQDGPLRTFLAIPPDAAARAYLMHHHQRLRAATGSDHVRWVQPEQWHLTVRFLGDLRPAQIEALIAALNQQGVPSTLSLTLTPPQVFPNRRQARVIACRVPTTAELQDLVRRTDHCLQAIGFPPETRPWRGHITLGRLRNPTTVPSHLASPRQPIPWQAQALVLYHSTLTPQGPQYRVMAAWSFRG; encoded by the coding sequence ATGATGACTACACCAGCAACCACTGCTCAGGATGGCCCCCTACGTACCTTTTTGGCCATTCCCCCGGATGCGGCAGCACGAGCCTATCTCATGCACCACCATCAGCGGCTGCGGGCGGCCACTGGGAGTGACCACGTGCGTTGGGTCCAACCGGAACAGTGGCATTTGACCGTGCGCTTTTTAGGGGATTTACGGCCAGCCCAGATTGAGGCTTTGATCGCAGCCCTGAATCAACAGGGGGTGCCGAGTACCCTGTCTTTAACCCTGACACCGCCCCAGGTTTTCCCCAACCGACGTCAGGCCCGGGTGATTGCCTGTCGGGTGCCCACCACGGCTGAGTTACAGGACCTGGTGCGTCGCACTGACCACTGCTTGCAGGCCATTGGTTTCCCCCCCGAAACCCGACCCTGGCGGGGCCATATCACCTTAGGGCGGCTGCGGAACCCCACCACTGTGCCTTCCCACCTGGCCTCCCCAAGACAACCCATCCCGTGGCAAGCCCAGGCCCTGGTGCTCTACCACAGCACCTTGACCCCGCAAGGTCCCCAGTATCGGGTTATGGCCGCCTGGTCATTTAGGGGGTAA
- a CDS encoding WD40 repeat domain-containing protein, which translates to MTLGADPYRRCPRCGYDRNPAQALRCEICNFALQKRRFPWGLVGWGLGLVLLGGLGYGYTRHFGPLATQPAAKATPARLQATLTGHTGYINTVVFTPDGRYLLSASEDKTIRVWEVTTGQAVRTLVGHREEVLGLAVTPDGRTAISGGKDKLIKIWDLTTGREQQTLRGHGYWVTAIAIHPQGDRFASASYDRTVRLWHLDGRPLQILKGHDNIVLYVAFSPDGKDLLSASVDQTIRWWRDGRLHHTFTGHTSDVNWLAFAPDGQAFVSVSRDATLRYWNLNTRQVVHTLTGHIGEIFTVALHPNEKWVASAGRDHVIRLWDLRQGREIAQLEGHTGWVYGISFSPDGRLLASGSVDKTVKLWAITP; encoded by the coding sequence ATGACCTTAGGAGCTGACCCCTACCGCCGCTGCCCCCGTTGTGGTTACGACCGCAATCCCGCCCAGGCGCTGCGTTGTGAAATCTGTAATTTTGCCCTGCAAAAGCGGCGGTTTCCCTGGGGGCTAGTGGGATGGGGCCTAGGGTTGGTGCTCCTGGGTGGCCTGGGTTATGGGTACACCCGCCACTTTGGACCCCTAGCAACCCAACCCGCTGCCAAGGCCACGCCAGCCCGCCTGCAGGCAACGCTGACCGGTCACACAGGTTACATCAATACGGTGGTGTTTACCCCCGACGGCCGCTACTTGCTTAGCGCCAGTGAAGACAAGACCATCCGGGTGTGGGAGGTGACCACGGGTCAGGCGGTGCGTACGCTAGTGGGTCATAGGGAGGAGGTGCTGGGGCTGGCCGTCACCCCCGATGGACGCACGGCCATTAGCGGCGGCAAGGACAAGTTGATCAAAATCTGGGATTTGACAACCGGTCGGGAGCAACAAACGTTACGGGGTCATGGTTATTGGGTAACAGCCATTGCCATCCATCCCCAAGGGGACCGCTTCGCCAGCGCCAGTTACGACCGCACCGTACGCCTATGGCACCTTGATGGCCGCCCTCTCCAAATCCTTAAAGGGCATGACAATATTGTGCTTTACGTTGCCTTTAGCCCTGATGGCAAGGACCTGCTCAGCGCCAGTGTGGACCAAACTATCCGCTGGTGGCGCGATGGCCGACTGCATCACACCTTCACTGGACATACCAGTGATGTCAACTGGTTGGCCTTTGCCCCTGATGGTCAAGCTTTTGTCAGTGTCAGCCGGGATGCCACCTTGCGCTACTGGAATCTCAACACCCGCCAGGTAGTTCACACCTTGACCGGCCATATCGGCGAGATTTTCACTGTTGCCCTGCACCCTAACGAAAAATGGGTGGCCAGCGCCGGCCGTGACCACGTGATCCGCCTATGGGATTTGCGCCAGGGTCGGGAAATCGCCCAATTGGAAGGTCACACCGGTTGGGTCTATGGCATCAGCTTTAGCCCCGACGGACGACTCCTGGCCAGCGGCAGCGTTGATAAAACGGTCAAACTCTGGGCGATTACCCCCTAA
- a CDS encoding pyruvate kinase: MAASLADLIDQVTQLRDHALHLETTYRDVVARVAPSYQPSARNLLHYLALRQHDVRPLQDELAALGLSSLGRCEAHTLHTLEQVLRALHCLAGRVYRGEGVTPPVNFQEGQRLLRDHSRELFGELPAGRHRHIMVTMPTEAATQPALVAQLLAEGMDIMRINCAHDEPAVWLRMIEHLRQAQRQIGRPCRICADMAGPKLRTGTWPGVPVLKLRPKRDLRGRVLAPARFWLVAEGADAATLAGTVVPVKGDLVAQAQVGDAIALEDAAGRRRSLVVVAKEAEALQVASQRTVYLETGLSLRLWHQGQPVAATAEIGFLPPRYEGIPVQVGDELLLVPETDRADPTARPPVVPCTLGEALAAVQPGQRIWFDDGKVGGRVLAKEGQRLRLEITTTRPGGDALKPEKGINLPDTELSLPALTDQDRENLAILAPHIDLVGLSFVRKPADVQALTQELTRLQADHVGIILKIENAQAFENLPWLLLASLERPPVGVMVARGDLAVEVGFERLAEVQEEILWLCEAAHVPVIWATQVLESMAKTGMPSRAEVSDAVMSERAECVMLNKGPYIVEATRFLVDVLERMAAHQAKKRARLRSLAVAQL; encoded by the coding sequence ATGGCTGCGTCTTTGGCCGATTTAATTGACCAGGTGACCCAACTGCGGGACCACGCTCTGCATTTGGAAACGACCTACCGGGATGTGGTGGCTCGAGTGGCACCGTCCTATCAACCTAGCGCCCGCAATCTTTTGCATTATTTGGCTCTGCGCCAGCACGATGTCCGGCCTTTGCAAGATGAGCTGGCGGCGTTGGGGTTGAGTTCCCTGGGACGCTGTGAAGCCCATACGCTCCACACGCTGGAACAGGTTTTGCGGGCTTTGCATTGTCTGGCGGGCCGGGTGTATCGGGGGGAGGGGGTGACGCCGCCGGTGAATTTCCAGGAGGGTCAGCGTCTGTTGCGGGACCACAGCCGGGAGTTATTTGGGGAATTGCCTGCCGGTCGCCATCGGCACATCATGGTCACCATGCCGACGGAAGCAGCTACGCAACCGGCCCTGGTGGCGCAACTTTTAGCGGAGGGGATGGACATTATGCGCATTAACTGCGCCCACGATGAACCGGCGGTTTGGTTGCGGATGATTGAGCATTTGCGCCAGGCCCAACGGCAAATCGGTCGCCCCTGTAGGATATGCGCGGATATGGCTGGTCCGAAGTTGCGCACGGGGACCTGGCCGGGGGTGCCGGTGCTGAAGCTGCGTCCTAAGCGGGATTTGCGGGGTCGGGTGCTGGCGCCGGCGCGGTTTTGGTTGGTGGCGGAAGGGGCGGATGCGGCTACCCTAGCCGGTACGGTGGTGCCCGTCAAGGGGGATTTGGTGGCCCAGGCCCAGGTGGGGGATGCCATTGCCTTGGAGGATGCGGCGGGACGGCGGCGGTCTCTGGTGGTGGTGGCCAAGGAGGCGGAGGCTCTCCAGGTCGCCAGTCAACGGACGGTTTACCTGGAAACGGGGTTGTCCCTCCGGCTTTGGCATCAGGGGCAACCGGTGGCGGCCACGGCGGAAATCGGCTTTTTGCCCCCCCGCTACGAAGGGATTCCGGTGCAGGTGGGGGATGAATTGCTCCTGGTGCCGGAGACGGACAGGGCAGACCCAACGGCTCGTCCCCCGGTGGTGCCCTGTACGTTGGGGGAGGCGTTGGCGGCGGTGCAACCGGGGCAGCGGATTTGGTTTGACGACGGTAAGGTGGGGGGGCGGGTGTTGGCCAAGGAGGGGCAACGCCTGCGGCTAGAGATCACCACCACGCGCCCGGGCGGCGATGCGCTTAAGCCGGAAAAGGGGATCAATCTACCGGATACGGAGTTGTCGTTGCCGGCGCTGACGGACCAGGACCGAGAAAATTTGGCCATTTTGGCGCCCCATATTGACCTGGTGGGGTTATCCTTTGTGCGCAAGCCGGCGGATGTCCAGGCCTTGACCCAAGAACTTACCCGTTTGCAGGCGGACCACGTGGGTATCATCCTTAAGATCGAAAATGCCCAGGCCTTCGAGAACCTGCCGTGGTTACTGCTGGCAAGTCTGGAGCGACCGCCGGTGGGGGTGATGGTGGCGCGGGGGGATTTGGCGGTGGAGGTGGGGTTTGAGCGCCTGGCGGAGGTGCAGGAGGAAATTCTTTGGCTGTGCGAGGCGGCCCATGTGCCGGTCATCTGGGCGACTCAGGTGCTGGAGTCCATGGCCAAAACGGGGATGCCGTCCCGGGCGGAGGTCTCGGATGCGGTGATGAGCGAGCGGGCTGAGTGCGTGATGCTCAACAAGGGTCCCTACATTGTGGAGGCAACCCGTTTTTTGGTGGATGTACTGGAGCGGATGGCGGCCCACCAGGCAAAAAAACGGGCGCGCTTACGTTCTCTGGCGGTGGCCCAGCTTTAG
- a CDS encoding AAA family ATPase translates to MAESFSPLIQRLQQPDFYPHPVRDIQVQQTHISWVVLTGNYAYKVKKPVNFGFLDFTTLEKRRHFCQEEVRLNQRLAPQLYLEVVPITVDAQGRYHLGDGGTVIDYAVKMRQFDQDDLWLRCFEQGRLTVQDLEKLGDQIAQFHQMAATNAYITAFGSLPVIQGVVEGNYQATLPYVKRWGLEPLFQATKAFTDRYLQDHADWFVERQQQGKIRECHGDLHLGNICFFQGQTCVFDCIEFNDEFRLTDVIYDVAFLVMDLQFRGRRDLAYAFLNRYVEQTGDYLAVRLLPFYCSVRAYVRAKVNSFLASDSGAPPSLQEAAKNWAMDYYQAAYGYSQPTRPKLFLMTGLSGSGKSTVGRYLGQTYGAIHIRSDAVRKHLAGVPLYQRGGPEIYTSEMSARTYGELLRLGVELLRQGQSVVLDAKYDWVRSRGEVLEAVKDLPVDVYIIHTHAPVEILRERLQQRTGDIADATADLLPQQLAEWEPFTQQEQVYVRSVDTRQSPAVWQRQLQGL, encoded by the coding sequence ATGGCTGAGTCGTTTTCCCCCTTGATCCAGCGGCTGCAGCAGCCGGATTTTTATCCCCACCCGGTGCGGGACATCCAGGTGCAGCAAACCCACATTTCCTGGGTGGTTTTGACAGGGAATTACGCCTATAAGGTGAAAAAGCCGGTGAATTTTGGGTTTTTGGATTTCACTACCCTGGAAAAACGCCGCCATTTTTGCCAGGAGGAGGTGCGGTTAAACCAACGGCTAGCCCCCCAGCTTTATCTGGAGGTGGTCCCCATCACGGTTGATGCCCAGGGGCGGTACCATTTGGGCGACGGCGGCACGGTCATAGACTATGCGGTGAAGATGCGTCAGTTTGACCAGGATGACCTGTGGCTGCGCTGTTTTGAACAGGGGCGGTTGACGGTGCAGGACCTAGAGAAACTAGGGGACCAAATTGCCCAGTTCCATCAGATGGCGGCGACCAACGCCTACATCACCGCTTTTGGGTCACTCCCGGTGATCCAAGGGGTGGTGGAGGGCAATTATCAGGCCACGCTGCCCTATGTGAAACGTTGGGGTTTGGAGCCGCTATTTCAGGCCACCAAGGCGTTTACAGACCGCTATCTCCAAGATCACGCTGACTGGTTTGTTGAGCGGCAGCAGCAGGGGAAAATCCGGGAGTGTCATGGGGATTTGCACCTAGGTAACATTTGTTTTTTCCAGGGGCAGACTTGTGTGTTTGACTGCATTGAATTTAACGATGAATTTCGCCTGACGGATGTGATCTACGACGTGGCGTTTTTGGTGATGGATTTGCAGTTTCGCGGACGACGGGATTTGGCCTATGCTTTCTTGAACCGCTATGTGGAACAGACGGGGGATTATCTGGCGGTGCGGTTGCTGCCTTTTTATTGCAGTGTGCGGGCCTATGTCCGGGCGAAGGTGAATTCTTTTTTGGCCAGTGACTCGGGCGCACCCCCATCCCTACAGGAAGCGGCGAAAAACTGGGCCATGGACTACTACCAAGCGGCCTACGGCTACAGCCAGCCCACCCGACCGAAGTTGTTTTTGATGACGGGGTTATCGGGGTCGGGGAAATCTACGGTGGGGCGCTATCTGGGCCAGACCTATGGGGCGATTCACATCCGTTCGGATGCGGTGCGCAAACACTTGGCCGGTGTGCCCCTGTACCAGCGGGGGGGGCCGGAGATATACACGTCGGAGATGTCGGCACGTACCTATGGCGAGTTATTGCGCTTGGGGGTGGAATTGCTGCGCCAGGGCCAGTCGGTGGTCTTGGATGCTAAGTACGACTGGGTGCGCTCCCGGGGGGAAGTGTTAGAGGCAGTCAAAGACTTGCCGGTGGATGTGTATATTATTCATACCCACGCGCCGGTGGAAATTCTGCGGGAGCGATTGCAACAACGGACAGGGGATATTGCCGATGCCACGGCGGATTTGTTGCCCCAACAACTGGCGGAATGGGAACCGTTTACCCAACAGGAGCAGGTCTATGTGCGCTCGGTAGATACCAGACAATCGCCGGCGGTTTGGCAGCGGCAATTGCAGGGGTTATAA
- a CDS encoding universal stress protein — protein sequence MLKTVVVAVDGSEIARAVIKRLQWLRLDPNGQVHLVYVQPPPDPDRPADVPQPQPDLTTYLDQCRQVVPCPCSVEMLVGDPASEIVRWAARCGAQLIVVGSRGLTGVERILQRSVSAQVVADAPCSVLVVHG from the coding sequence ATGCTAAAGACGGTGGTGGTGGCGGTGGACGGTTCGGAAATCGCCAGGGCGGTGATCAAGCGGTTGCAGTGGTTGCGCCTGGACCCCAACGGTCAGGTCCATCTGGTGTATGTCCAACCGCCCCCGGACCCGGACCGGCCTGCGGATGTCCCCCAGCCCCAACCGGATTTAACCACCTATTTGGACCAATGTCGACAGGTTGTCCCTTGCCCTTGTAGTGTGGAAATGCTGGTGGGCGACCCGGCCAGTGAAATCGTGCGGTGGGCAGCCCGCTGCGGTGCCCAACTTATTGTGGTGGGCAGTCGGGGGTTGACGGGGGTGGAGCGGATTTTGCAGCGGTCGGTGAGCGCCCAGGTGGTGGCCGACGCCCCCTGTTCAGTGCTGGTGGTGCATGGCTGA